Genomic segment of Streptomyces zhihengii:
CTCCGTCGTCGAGGAGGCCGCCGGCGAGAAGGTCGCCGCCGTCGGCACGGACGGCTGTGGCGCCCCGCTGATGGCGATCTCGCTGACCGGCCTCGCCCGGGCGTTCCGGCACTTCGTCCTCGCGGCGCCGGGCACCGCCGAACGCCGGGTGGCCGACGCCATGCGGGCCCACCCCGAGTACGTGGCGGGGACGCGGCGGCCCGACACCTGGCTGATGCGGGAGGTGCCGGGGACGCTGTCCAAGATGGGCGCCGAGGCGGTCCAGGCGGTCGCGCTGGAGGACGGCAGGGCGCTCGCCTTCAAGATCGACGACGGGGCGGGCCGCGCGCTCGGGCCCGTCCTGGCCCGTGCGCTGCGGCTGATGGGCGTGGACGCGCCCGTGCTGGACCGCATCGGCCACATGCCGCTGCTCGGCGGCGGCGACGAGGTGGGCGAGGTCCGCGCGGCGTTCTGACCCGGGGGCGCTCTGACCCGTGGTGGGCTCTGACCTGCGGGGCGTTCTGACCCGTGGGGCGCTTCGACTCGCGGGGCGTTTCTGATCCGCGGGGCGGGCGGGCGGCGCCCGGGAGCGCGGCGCGGAGCCGGACGCACCGGGCCGGAGCGCTCGCGGGATGCCCCGGGGGCGCGGGGGGGACGCCCTGGGCCCGTACCCGTCGTGCCCGCGCCCGTCGTGCCCGTGCCCCGGGACATCCGGGCGCGTGCCCGTCGTGCCCGTGTCCGGGGAAATCCGGGTGCGTGGCGCTCCGGAGTCCGCCTAGCGTGGCCGGTATGACCGTCGACACCCGTCCGATCACCGAGTCCGAGTTCCCCGGCTGGCTGCGCGCGCTGGCCACCGGATTCCTGCGGCCGCCGCTGATCACCGACGAGGAGGCGGAGAGCCGCCGCGCGCACATGGACCTCGCGCGGATGAGCGGCGCCTTCGACGACGGCCGCTGCGTGGCCACCTACCGCACCTTCGACCAGCGGATCACCGTGCCGGGCGGGGCGCGGGTGGCGGCCACCGCCGTCACCCAGGTCACCGTCTCGCCGACTCACCGCAGGCGCGGTCTGCTGAGCCGGCTGATGGCCGAGGGCCTCGCCGGGGCCAAGGAGCGGGGCGACGCGCTGGCCACCCTGATCGCCGCCGAGTACCCGATCTACGGGCGCTACGGCTTCGGCCCCGCCGCCTCGATCACCGAGTGGACGGTGGACGTGCCCCGCACCGGCCTGGACGGCCGCCGCGCGCTGCCGGAGGGCGGCGGCAGGATCGACCTGGTGGAGGGCGGCGACGTCCGCAAGACCGGCCCGGCGCTGCACGAGCGGCTCGCGGCCCGGCGGCACGGCATGGTCAGCCGGGACGAGCACTGGTGGAACGCGAACACCGGTGCCGAGCCCACGCCCCCGCATCCCTGGACGGAGCCGTTCCACGCGGTCTACCG
This window contains:
- a CDS encoding GNAT family N-acetyltransferase; translated protein: MTVDTRPITESEFPGWLRALATGFLRPPLITDEEAESRRAHMDLARMSGAFDDGRCVATYRTFDQRITVPGGARVAATAVTQVTVSPTHRRRGLLSRLMAEGLAGAKERGDALATLIAAEYPIYGRYGFGPAASITEWTVDVPRTGLDGRRALPEGGGRIDLVEGGDVRKTGPALHERLAARRHGMVSRDEHWWNANTGAEPTPPHPWTEPFHAVYRSAGGEPEGLVTYAADDRWGDAKQPLNTATVRDLIAVTPEAERALWHFVCSVDWVTTVRSGYRAADDLLPDLLPDPRAARVRTAADFLWVRVLDTVRALEARTYEAPASLVLEVVDAAGFAGGRFRLATEGGQASCAPTTAAPDLTLDVRELGALYLGDASAVRLSALGLLTEHRQGAVAEADTAFRTARRPWCPDVF